In bacterium, a genomic segment contains:
- a CDS encoding HPr family phosphocarrier protein, with the protein MNQNNEFSTTLAIENPLGWHMRPAGLLVSVANMFESEIMVKCGRRIASAKSLLGILTLGAGRGARLYVSARGRDAQLAIRAIREKFSSESKHPAQAASQAASGGVVSRDEGNTRKKEAHMKESSAVKKSKPKGHVTTTFKCGVSHNAKSVFLAGDFNDWNSQADPMIKRGGQFSKSVKLLPGRYQYKYVIDGEWHADPTAPLAVSELGSTNNIICV; encoded by the coding sequence ATGAATCAGAACAATGAATTTTCCACCACGCTGGCGATTGAAAATCCTCTGGGGTGGCACATGCGGCCGGCGGGTCTGCTCGTGAGTGTCGCCAACATGTTCGAATCTGAAATCATGGTGAAATGTGGCCGACGAATCGCCAGTGCCAAAAGCCTGCTGGGCATTCTTACGCTCGGGGCGGGAAGGGGGGCGCGCCTTTATGTGTCGGCGAGGGGGCGCGACGCTCAACTGGCGATCCGGGCGATCCGGGAAAAGTTCTCTTCGGAGTCTAAGCATCCGGCGCAGGCCGCGAGTCAGGCGGCGTCGGGTGGAGTGGTAAGCAGGGATGAGGGTAACACACGCAAAAAGGAGGCGCATATGAAGGAAAGTTCGGCTGTGAAGAAATCAAAACCCAAGGGACATGTTACGACTACCTTCAAATGTGGGGTATCGCATAATGCGAAAAGTGTGTTTTTGGCCGGGGACTTCAACGACTGGAATTCCCAGGCCGACCCCATGATCAAGCGAGGCGGACAGTTTTCGAAATCCGTCAAACTCCTCCCGGGGAGATACCAGTACAAATATGTGATTGATGGGGAATGGCATGCGGATCCCACCGCGCCTTTGGCCGTCAGCGAGCTGGGGTCAACCAACAACATCATCTGTGTTTGA
- a CDS encoding homoserine kinase, whose translation MKQIKVFSPATIGNIGPGFDVLGLAVKNLGDVVEARRLSGGKIRIAAVHSPVPLSADPRKNTAALAAANVFKYLNIKGGIELTLHKGLPIGSGLGSSAASAAAGAFAANVLYGNQLSLEQLILAATEAEAIVSGGFFADNTAPALMGGATLTRCCVPLDVTRIGSIRSLKIVLVTPNVVVLTREARKLLPKMVPMEQFIANMANTALITAAFAKNDYSLFSRCLNDVIVEPVRSKLIPGFDEVKRNALKAGADGVAISGSGPTMFAITDNLQKARTIEKQMVLTFNSLGFASKSWVTTVDSQGTRLI comes from the coding sequence ATGAAGCAGATCAAAGTTTTTTCTCCGGCAACGATCGGAAATATCGGCCCCGGCTTCGATGTCCTGGGGTTGGCGGTTAAAAATCTCGGAGATGTGGTCGAAGCCCGGCGTTTGTCCGGCGGTAAAATCCGTATTGCCGCCGTGCATTCGCCGGTTCCGCTTTCCGCGGATCCCAGGAAAAACACCGCGGCCCTCGCGGCGGCCAATGTTTTCAAATATCTCAATATCAAAGGGGGCATTGAGCTCACCCTCCACAAGGGCTTGCCGATCGGCTCCGGGCTAGGATCCAGCGCGGCCTCTGCGGCGGCCGGCGCCTTCGCGGCGAATGTCCTCTATGGCAATCAGCTCAGCCTGGAGCAATTGATTCTCGCCGCGACCGAGGCCGAAGCTATCGTGTCGGGCGGTTTTTTTGCCGACAATACCGCGCCGGCCCTGATGGGGGGCGCCACCTTGACCCGGTGCTGTGTCCCGCTCGATGTCACCCGTATCGGCTCGATTCGAAGTCTCAAAATTGTGCTGGTGACGCCGAATGTGGTGGTCCTTACCCGGGAAGCCCGAAAACTACTTCCGAAGATGGTTCCCATGGAACAGTTTATTGCCAACATGGCCAATACGGCGTTGATCACAGCGGCCTTTGCGAAAAATGACTACTCCCTGTTTTCCCGGTGTCTGAATGATGTCATTGTGGAGCCCGTCCGCTCCAAATTGATCCCGGGCTTTGATGAGGTGAAACGGAACGCGCTTAAAGCCGGTGCCGACGGGGTGGCCATTTCCGGATCCGGCCCCACCATGTTTGCCATTACCGATAACCTTCAGAAGGCCAGAACCATCGAAAAGCAGATGGTGCTGACCTTCAATTCGCTGGGCTTCGCCTCCAAGAGCTGGGTGACAACGGTTGATTCACAGGGAACCCGCCTCATTTAA
- a CDS encoding V-type ATP synthase subunit D yields MTILNIAPTKSALLATRHQLDVAVEGYDLLEQKRQILVFELMTRLKRATEIERQTDQALALAFQALQDAVLEVGSVTLEQAILAIRQGHQVNLTTTHLMGLRLPRVTVHHELLGLPFGISGTTAQTDLAMSRFAGLLPLLAELAELQNVILRLAAELRKTQRRCNALIKIFIPDYRQTIGAIAASLEEREREAFIIVRMMRDRLAQSAEPPS; encoded by the coding sequence ATGACTATCCTCAACATTGCACCGACCAAGTCCGCCCTGCTTGCCACCCGGCATCAACTGGATGTGGCGGTGGAAGGCTATGATCTGCTTGAGCAAAAAAGACAGATCCTGGTGTTTGAACTGATGACCCGGTTGAAGCGAGCCACAGAAATTGAGCGTCAAACGGACCAGGCGCTTGCCCTGGCGTTCCAGGCCTTGCAGGACGCTGTCCTGGAGGTGGGATCCGTTACACTGGAGCAGGCCATACTGGCGATTCGCCAGGGTCATCAGGTGAACTTGACCACCACGCACCTGATGGGATTACGCCTTCCCCGAGTGACGGTCCATCATGAGTTGTTGGGCCTGCCTTTTGGTATCAGCGGGACCACCGCCCAGACCGACCTGGCCATGAGTCGATTTGCCGGGCTCCTCCCCTTACTCGCGGAGCTGGCTGAATTGCAGAACGTCATCCTGCGATTGGCCGCAGAACTCCGGAAAACACAAAGGCGGTGCAACGCCCTCATCAAAATCTTCATCCCCGATTACCGCCAGACCATCGGGGCCATCGCCGCCTCTCTCGAGGAACGGGAGCGCGAAGCCTTTATCATTGTCCGGATGATGAGGGATCGCCTGGCTCAATCGGCCGAGCCACCGTCTTAA
- a CDS encoding V-type ATP synthase subunit B: MNPVPRIALQDHGLTYIGAARIEGPLIVVERVSDAGFDEMVEISDPAGHKRLGRVLDISGTRALVQILEGTTGLSHQTLRTRFLGESFRLPVSRTMLGRMFDGLGRPLDGSPLPLSADLRDVNGLPINPFAREYPREFIQTGLSAIDGMNALVRGQKLPIFSGNGLPHDRVCAQIIRQARLLESGEDFSIVFAAMGVKHDVADYFIRNCEESGSLSRVAVFLSLADAPSVERLLTPRLALTLAEHLAFDCGQHVLVLLTDMTNYCESLREVGTIRGEIPGRKGYPGYLYSDLASLYERAGRIEGSTGSITQIAILTMPSDDISHPVPDLTGYITEGQIVLDRGLFQRGVYPPIAGLPSLSRLMKDGIGKGYTREDHPALASQLFACYAKVKRVRALSEVIGEEALSDLDRLYLNYGETFEHRFLSQGEHENRSITHTLDLGWEILSLLPKEELHRVSEALLNQHYQAKDQAVAK; the protein is encoded by the coding sequence ATGAACCCCGTACCCCGAATAGCATTGCAGGACCACGGCCTCACCTACATCGGAGCGGCGCGGATAGAGGGCCCCCTGATAGTGGTAGAGCGGGTAAGCGATGCGGGATTTGACGAGATGGTCGAGATCAGTGATCCGGCCGGACACAAACGACTGGGCCGTGTGCTGGACATCTCCGGGACGCGGGCGCTCGTACAGATTCTTGAAGGGACCACCGGGCTGTCCCACCAAACCTTACGCACCCGTTTTCTGGGGGAAAGCTTCCGGCTGCCTGTTTCCCGAACCATGCTGGGCCGCATGTTTGATGGACTGGGACGCCCCCTGGATGGAAGCCCGCTCCCGCTCTCCGCAGATCTCCGCGATGTCAACGGGCTACCCATCAATCCGTTTGCCCGTGAGTACCCGCGCGAGTTTATTCAAACCGGATTATCCGCGATTGACGGCATGAATGCCTTGGTCCGGGGCCAGAAGCTCCCCATTTTTTCCGGTAATGGGCTTCCCCATGACCGGGTGTGCGCCCAGATTATCCGACAGGCACGCCTCCTGGAAAGCGGGGAGGATTTTTCAATTGTGTTTGCCGCCATGGGCGTCAAACACGATGTCGCTGATTATTTCATCAGGAACTGCGAGGAGTCCGGCTCCCTGTCACGGGTGGCGGTATTCCTCTCCCTGGCGGATGCCCCGAGCGTGGAGCGATTACTCACCCCGCGTCTCGCCCTGACATTGGCCGAACATCTGGCCTTCGATTGCGGCCAGCATGTCCTGGTATTGCTGACCGACATGACCAACTATTGTGAGAGCCTGCGCGAAGTGGGAACGATCCGGGGTGAAATTCCCGGACGCAAAGGCTATCCCGGCTATCTGTATTCCGATCTGGCCAGCCTCTACGAACGCGCCGGCCGGATTGAAGGCTCAACCGGGTCTATTACCCAGATTGCAATCCTGACCATGCCCTCTGATGATATCAGCCATCCCGTTCCCGACCTGACCGGATATATCACCGAAGGACAGATCGTCCTTGATCGAGGCCTCTTTCAACGGGGCGTCTATCCCCCCATTGCCGGACTGCCCAGCCTGTCACGCCTGATGAAGGACGGGATCGGAAAAGGGTATACCCGCGAGGACCACCCGGCCCTGGCCAGTCAGCTCTTCGCCTGTTACGCGAAGGTGAAACGGGTCCGGGCCCTTTCAGAAGTGATTGGCGAGGAAGCCCTGAGCGATCTGGACCGGCTCTACCTGAATTACGGCGAGACGTTTGAACATCGGTTCCTTTCCCAGGGTGAACATGAAAACCGGTCGATCACCCACACACTCGATCTGGGCTGGGAGATCCTGTCCCTGCTCCCGAAGGAGGAATTACACCGAGTCAGTGAAGCGTTGCTGAACCAACATTACCAGGCAAAGGATCAAGCGGTAGCCAAATGA
- a CDS encoding V-type ATP synthase subunit A, with the protein MTPSPHNPHAIVARVSGPVVTATGLTGAQMYEVVHVGESGLVGEIVRLNGNQATIQVYENTTLLKPGAPVHCTGAPLSVWLGPGLIGNIFDGIQRPLPAIRDRHGAWLERGEKVEPLNPSSQWTFEPAVRTGEKVGPGQTLGFVDETPLVRHRIMVPPDQSGTVRSVVDKGIYGLTSTVAVLDTPAGALEISLLQKWPVRIPRPNRERLPITRPLLTGQRIIDTFFPLGKGGCAAIPGGFGTGKTITQHQLAKWSDADIIVFIGCGERGNEMTEVLREFPKITDPRTGRPLMERTILIANTSNMPVAAREASIYTGITLAEYYRDMGLNVAVFADSTSRWAEALRELAARLEEMPAEEGFPATLPTRLAQFYERGGAVTTLAGAAGSITIVGAVSPPGGDFSEPVTQHTQRFVRCFWALDTELANARHYPSIHWIRSYSDYIEDVSEWWKQRDPDWIDLRTEALTLLQREDRLLQIVKLIGADALPDAQRLILFVAEILKDGFLAQSAFEETDQYCSPERQAALLKIIMIVYGKSRDLILAGVALEKIQALGSLGSLLHAKSTYGNEALDALEGLSQKIQGELDALVAHTDPVPAPSSGVIP; encoded by the coding sequence ATGACGCCCTCACCCCATAATCCCCACGCGATCGTCGCCCGGGTCAGCGGCCCCGTGGTGACGGCTACCGGATTGACCGGAGCGCAGATGTATGAAGTCGTGCATGTGGGCGAATCCGGGTTGGTTGGCGAGATTGTGCGGCTGAATGGCAATCAAGCGACCATTCAGGTTTATGAAAATACCACCCTGCTCAAACCCGGTGCCCCCGTCCATTGCACGGGTGCACCTCTCTCAGTCTGGCTGGGCCCGGGCCTCATCGGGAATATATTTGACGGCATTCAGCGACCGCTTCCGGCCATCCGGGACCGGCACGGGGCCTGGTTGGAACGCGGCGAGAAAGTGGAACCCCTGAATCCCTCAAGCCAGTGGACTTTTGAGCCGGCGGTCAGGACCGGTGAAAAGGTGGGCCCCGGCCAAACGCTTGGCTTCGTTGACGAGACCCCGCTGGTCCGTCACCGGATTATGGTGCCGCCGGACCAGTCGGGAACCGTCCGTTCGGTGGTTGATAAAGGCATTTACGGGCTGACCTCGACCGTGGCGGTTCTGGATACTCCGGCGGGTGCGCTTGAAATCAGTTTGCTCCAAAAATGGCCTGTGCGGATTCCGAGGCCAAACCGGGAACGCCTCCCCATTACCCGCCCCCTGCTCACCGGCCAGCGGATTATTGATACGTTTTTCCCGCTGGGCAAAGGCGGATGTGCCGCCATCCCGGGCGGATTTGGGACGGGTAAAACCATTACCCAACATCAACTGGCCAAATGGTCGGATGCCGACATCATCGTATTTATCGGGTGTGGTGAACGGGGGAATGAAATGACGGAGGTTCTGCGCGAATTCCCGAAAATCACGGACCCGCGAACCGGTCGACCCTTGATGGAGCGGACCATCCTGATTGCCAATACCTCCAATATGCCCGTGGCCGCCCGTGAGGCGTCCATCTACACGGGAATCACGTTGGCTGAATATTACAGGGACATGGGGTTAAACGTGGCCGTCTTCGCCGATTCCACCAGTCGCTGGGCTGAAGCCCTGCGCGAATTGGCGGCACGTCTAGAGGAAATGCCGGCGGAAGAGGGCTTTCCGGCGACGCTCCCGACCCGATTGGCCCAATTTTATGAGCGGGGCGGTGCCGTGACGACCCTGGCTGGGGCCGCAGGCTCCATCACGATCGTGGGCGCAGTTAGCCCGCCCGGTGGTGATTTTTCCGAACCCGTCACCCAGCATACCCAACGCTTTGTCCGCTGTTTCTGGGCACTCGACACCGAGTTGGCCAACGCCCGCCATTACCCCTCCATCCATTGGATCCGGTCCTATTCTGATTATATTGAGGACGTCAGTGAATGGTGGAAGCAACGGGATCCTGATTGGATTGACTTGCGGACTGAAGCGCTCACCCTCCTCCAGCGCGAAGACCGGCTGCTTCAAATTGTTAAACTGATCGGGGCGGATGCCCTGCCCGATGCGCAGCGGTTGATTTTATTCGTGGCCGAAATCCTGAAGGATGGCTTCCTGGCCCAGAGCGCGTTTGAGGAGACCGATCAATACTGCTCCCCTGAACGGCAGGCGGCCCTGCTGAAGATCATCATGATCGTGTATGGCAAAAGCCGGGACCTGATTCTGGCGGGGGTGGCCCTGGAAAAAATCCAGGCACTGGGCTCGCTGGGGTCCCTTCTCCACGCCAAATCGACCTATGGGAACGAAGCCCTCGATGCGCTTGAAGGATTATCACAGAAAATTCAAGGAGAACTGGACGCCCTGGTGGCCCACACGGACCCCGTCCCCGCCCCCTCGTCAGGAGTCATCCCATGA
- a CDS encoding V-type ATP synthase subunit E, which yields MTPIDQNDGESLCLDILKEAQAEAERLVARARQDAESLLTTTRAAGEKAGQERLDAVAQECARRKEKMRASLPVDYERLRAACIETLLNVIHDDIRNRLLKKEGFDYRETLVALAATAIDRMDGTEFEVALSPGDHDLIAHLETAILQHTLKTGLEIRVVSDPAIQESGLIIRDRAGRQLWDNRLTARLDRCWPELRLRLAAMIPGVLKPADKGAPPHDALTP from the coding sequence GTGACCCCCATCGACCAAAATGATGGCGAAAGCCTGTGCCTCGACATTCTCAAGGAGGCGCAGGCGGAAGCAGAACGTCTGGTTGCCCGCGCCCGGCAGGACGCGGAATCCCTGCTCACCACCACCCGTGCCGCCGGGGAAAAGGCCGGACAGGAAAGACTGGACGCCGTCGCGCAGGAATGCGCCCGCCGCAAAGAAAAAATGCGGGCCTCCCTGCCGGTTGACTATGAACGGCTCCGGGCCGCCTGTATCGAAACCCTGTTGAACGTGATCCATGACGACATCCGGAACCGGCTTTTAAAAAAGGAAGGATTTGATTACAGGGAAACACTGGTTGCCTTAGCCGCCACGGCCATTGACCGGATGGATGGCACGGAATTTGAAGTGGCCTTATCGCCCGGTGATCACGACTTGATCGCCCATCTCGAGACCGCGATCCTCCAGCATACTCTAAAAACCGGACTTGAGATCCGGGTTGTATCCGATCCGGCCATCCAGGAGAGCGGACTCATCATTCGCGATCGTGCCGGCCGCCAGTTGTGGGATAACCGGCTTACGGCGCGCCTGGACCGATGCTGGCCGGAACTCCGGCTGCGGCTGGCCGCCATGATTCCCGGGGTGTTGAAGCCTGCAGACAAAGGAGCTCCTCCTCATGACGCCCTCACCCCATAA
- a CDS encoding V-type ATP synthase subunit F, with translation MKYYCIADEDTVRGFRLAGIDGQTVAVPAEAAQAFESALNRPDIGIIILAQQVAAPLRTQIEAHRLARERPLIVEIPGPGGGLPGHKTLLRSVQEAVGIHIDFKKEPLSDPHRPK, from the coding sequence ATGAAATACTACTGTATTGCGGATGAGGATACGGTGCGGGGATTCCGGCTGGCCGGCATCGACGGACAAACGGTAGCCGTTCCCGCAGAGGCGGCACAGGCCTTTGAAAGCGCTCTTAACCGGCCTGATATCGGCATCATCATTTTGGCCCAGCAGGTGGCCGCCCCCCTTCGCACACAGATTGAGGCCCACCGGCTGGCCCGGGAGCGCCCCCTGATTGTTGAGATTCCCGGCCCGGGCGGCGGGCTCCCCGGTCATAAAACCCTGCTTCGCTCGGTTCAGGAGGCGGTGGGCATTCATATTGATTTCAAGAAGGAGCCACTGAGTGACCCCCATCGACCAAAATGA
- a CDS encoding ATP synthase subunit C, whose amino-acid sequence MNILSSNPTKGLLLVTGVLAASTAIAGETPVAQTLSETAQVYRSIGLGFSAALTMSLSVIGAAYAVARVGSAAMGAAAEKPELLTRSILFVALAEGLAVLGFVISIMILQKL is encoded by the coding sequence ATGAACATCCTATCGAGTAACCCCACCAAAGGATTATTGCTGGTAACAGGAGTGCTGGCCGCCTCAACGGCGATCGCGGGAGAGACTCCGGTGGCCCAGACGCTATCAGAGACCGCCCAGGTTTACCGGAGCATCGGGTTGGGCTTTAGTGCTGCCCTTACCATGAGTTTGAGCGTCATCGGGGCGGCTTATGCCGTGGCCCGGGTGGGATCTGCCGCCATGGGCGCAGCGGCGGAAAAGCCGGAACTGCTCACCCGCAGTATCCTGTTTGTCGCCTTGGCGGAAGGGCTGGCCGTATTAGGGTTCGTCATCTCCATCATGATTCTCCAGAAGCTCTGA
- a CDS encoding V-type ATPase 116kDa subunit family protein, protein MFKPFPMVRIHILLLKEDERTVLLSLGKQGILHLTRSEAGPGMAPFPPADVTPELDHCDKLLERCGELEQRLGPFGAPSRNRVNTDVVRPELTPLPALESAVTRLRSIEEQAARLFDDRQRLLAREKELDADCERVSSFRELEIPLDQLGQFSFLHFITGRLPEDHPQTDRARLAQLAPLLPLPDIAGRPSFLIITTPLNRQSLERQLQQMDFRQDSFPDGQGLTANTLYLERDGERQQLKRDLEQTDEALRRLALGTELQLKTSRQQISLERQLLEAKQHFACTGTAVLLAGWLPADTIRFVNEDLIELTKGRCVVEMHEPDGCAGEQVPVLLSHRGWLHPFQNMVTAFGLPDYAELEPTVLVAISYLAMFGMMFGDAGQGAVLVIAGLLLRSARRAASFRDAGRILLAGGLSSIIFGVLYGSYFGIPTLKRYALWRDPLEGDPLAILATAIGMGVMVISIGLILNIINRLRRKDLLDGVLGRFGLIGLLFYWGALALLIHRTEFQLHPPGRWATLVLIVLPLASWMLTPPIHEFLNRAKGVAASRDSLVVIFAESCASALEGVILYLANTVSFARLAAYAMSHAALLMAAFAVADELGRGSAGGKFPGLVVIILGNLIALILEGVIVAVQALRLEYYEFFGKFFSGQGHPYTPFNLISESTITNHRRR, encoded by the coding sequence ATGTTTAAGCCGTTCCCCATGGTGCGAATCCATATCCTTCTGCTGAAAGAAGACGAGCGGACGGTGCTGTTGAGCCTGGGAAAACAGGGGATCCTGCACTTGACCCGGTCTGAAGCAGGTCCTGGGATGGCCCCATTCCCGCCGGCCGACGTAACACCGGAACTTGACCATTGCGACAAACTTCTGGAACGGTGCGGGGAACTGGAACAACGGTTAGGTCCCTTTGGAGCGCCGTCCCGCAATCGAGTGAACACCGATGTAGTGCGCCCCGAACTTACGCCTCTCCCCGCCCTGGAATCGGCCGTAACCCGATTGCGGTCCATCGAAGAGCAGGCCGCCCGCCTGTTTGATGACCGGCAACGGTTGCTTGCCCGGGAAAAAGAATTGGACGCCGATTGTGAGCGGGTCTCCAGTTTCCGCGAACTGGAGATTCCGCTGGACCAGCTGGGCCAGTTTTCATTTCTTCATTTCATCACCGGCCGTCTACCGGAAGACCATCCTCAAACTGACCGGGCGCGGCTGGCGCAGTTGGCTCCGCTACTCCCTCTTCCCGACATCGCGGGACGGCCGTCATTTCTCATCATCACCACCCCCCTGAATCGCCAATCCCTGGAAAGACAGCTACAGCAAATGGACTTCCGTCAGGACTCATTCCCTGACGGCCAAGGGCTGACGGCCAATACCCTGTATCTGGAGCGGGACGGCGAACGACAGCAACTCAAGCGTGACCTTGAACAGACCGATGAGGCCCTCCGGAGGCTGGCCCTGGGAACTGAGTTGCAGCTGAAAACCAGTCGCCAGCAGATCTCCCTCGAGCGGCAACTGCTTGAGGCAAAACAGCATTTCGCCTGTACCGGAACCGCCGTTTTGCTCGCCGGCTGGCTACCCGCAGACACCATCCGTTTCGTGAATGAGGATCTGATAGAGCTCACAAAAGGGCGGTGTGTGGTTGAAATGCATGAGCCGGATGGCTGCGCGGGAGAGCAGGTTCCCGTATTACTCTCCCATCGCGGCTGGCTGCATCCATTCCAGAACATGGTGACGGCCTTCGGCCTACCCGACTATGCCGAGTTGGAGCCCACCGTGTTGGTCGCCATCAGTTATCTCGCCATGTTCGGCATGATGTTCGGTGATGCAGGCCAGGGGGCCGTTCTGGTCATCGCCGGACTGCTCCTGCGGTCTGCCCGTCGGGCGGCGTCATTCCGGGATGCCGGGCGAATTCTGCTGGCAGGCGGGCTATCGAGCATTATTTTCGGTGTGTTGTATGGCAGTTATTTCGGCATTCCAACCCTCAAACGATATGCCCTCTGGCGGGATCCCCTCGAAGGCGATCCGCTCGCCATCCTGGCGACGGCCATCGGTATGGGCGTAATGGTGATCAGCATCGGTCTCATTTTGAACATCATCAATCGGCTGCGGCGCAAAGACCTATTAGACGGGGTGCTCGGGCGATTTGGCCTCATTGGCCTCCTGTTCTATTGGGGGGCACTTGCACTCCTGATTCATCGGACAGAATTTCAACTCCACCCGCCCGGGAGGTGGGCGACCCTTGTTTTGATCGTCCTGCCGTTAGCGAGTTGGATGCTCACGCCCCCCATTCACGAATTTCTGAACCGTGCCAAAGGGGTGGCGGCTAGCCGGGACAGCCTGGTGGTGATTTTCGCGGAATCCTGCGCCAGTGCGTTGGAAGGGGTGATTCTCTATCTGGCCAATACGGTCAGTTTTGCGAGATTGGCCGCCTACGCCATGAGTCATGCCGCCCTGCTGATGGCCGCCTTTGCCGTAGCGGATGAACTGGGGCGTGGCTCAGCGGGGGGTAAATTTCCGGGCCTGGTGGTGATCATCCTGGGCAATCTGATCGCGCTCATTCTGGAGGGAGTCATTGTCGCGGTACAGGCGTTACGTCTGGAGTATTACGAGTTCTTCGGAAAGTTTTTTTCAGGACAGGGCCATCCTTACACGCCTTTCAACCTTATCTCGGAGTCAACCATAACGAACCATAGGAGGAGATGA
- a CDS encoding V-type ATPase subunit translates to MIRTMESNLDYLAARLHGRRSRLAEGSRLDSLSRLKTISRLAQVILPGATVKTVPDAQRLMVAGLIDEMDDLLPQLTGARARLMAWMLTQFQMTNLKIMIRGIHSRTPPEILARHLITLPRHLSMNNEALAKAPSLEALIPLLPEDLPGRMMRDALVASGKPREPFFIETRLDQHFFQEELSRVDKLPPHERDPVAALVTQEIDLFHLMLVLRGRFHYDLAPKALAGLHVAGTRLTQPLFEAMLSAPTRLAAATLTVGLALEALPASVNAPAIEALAWARYLKIANRMFRQSFTEFGLIAGYMALRRMEVANLITLSEGIRAQLGDETIRLHIIPPSHPEALYV, encoded by the coding sequence ATGATCCGAACCATGGAATCTAATCTGGATTATCTTGCCGCCCGTCTCCATGGACGGCGCAGCCGACTGGCGGAGGGTAGCCGCCTGGATTCGTTGTCACGCCTGAAAACCATTTCCCGCCTGGCCCAGGTGATCCTGCCCGGCGCCACGGTGAAAACCGTGCCCGACGCCCAACGGCTCATGGTGGCGGGATTGATTGACGAGATGGACGACCTCCTGCCACAGCTTACCGGCGCCAGAGCCCGCCTGATGGCGTGGATGTTAACGCAATTTCAAATGACCAACCTGAAAATCATGATCAGGGGCATCCACTCCCGCACCCCTCCCGAGATCCTCGCCCGGCACCTGATCACCCTTCCCCGACACCTGTCTATGAATAACGAAGCCCTGGCGAAGGCGCCATCACTGGAAGCGCTCATCCCGCTCCTCCCTGAAGACCTGCCGGGCAGAATGATGCGCGACGCCTTAGTCGCTTCAGGGAAACCCCGTGAGCCATTTTTTATCGAAACGAGACTGGATCAGCACTTCTTTCAGGAGGAACTTTCGAGAGTTGATAAATTACCGCCCCATGAGCGCGATCCGGTTGCGGCCCTGGTGACGCAGGAGATAGACCTTTTCCATCTGATGCTGGTCCTCAGAGGCCGATTCCATTACGACCTTGCCCCAAAAGCGCTGGCCGGCCTGCATGTGGCGGGAACCCGGCTCACCCAGCCCCTGTTTGAAGCCATGTTATCAGCCCCTACCCGCCTCGCCGCCGCAACGCTCACGGTCGGTCTGGCGCTGGAGGCCCTTCCCGCCTCTGTTAATGCCCCGGCGATTGAGGCACTCGCCTGGGCCCGCTATCTAAAAATCGCCAACCGGATGTTCCGGCAGAGCTTTACTGAGTTCGGGCTCATTGCCGGATATATGGCCCTGAGACGGATGGAGGTCGCCAATCTCATCACCCTCTCGGAGGGGATCAGGGCGCAACTCGGGGATGAAACCATCCGGTTGCATATAATCCCCCCGTCTCATCCGGAGGCGCTCTATGTTTAA